The Chrysiogenia bacterium genome contains the following window.
CTCCGTAACAACGCCGGCTCCGACGGTGCGTCCGCCTTCGCGGATTGCGAAGCGCACGCCGTCTTCCATGGCGATGGGGGTGATGAGTTCTACTTCCATCTGGGCGTTGTCGCCCGGCATGATCATTTCCGTTCCCTCGGGAA
Protein-coding sequences here:
- the tuf gene encoding elongation factor Tu (EF-Tu; promotes GTP-dependent binding of aminoacyl-tRNA to the A-site of ribosomes during protein biosynthesis; when the tRNA anticodon matches the mRNA codon, GTP hydrolysis results; the inactive EF-Tu-GDP leaves the ribosome and release of GDP is promoted by elongation factor Ts; many prokaryotes have two copies of the gene encoding EF-Tu) gives rise to the protein PEGTEMIMPGDNAQMEVELITPIAMEDGVRFAIREGGRTVGAGVVTEIIE